The window GTAATGGCTCCATTATTAATATAGTGCGTAAACTCTTCAAAAATAGATTCAAAGAGATTAACTTCTGTTTGTTGGGCAAGAGGGGCTAAAATTTCTTTTGGAAAATAAAAACGCTCATCGCCACGGGCTTTTCCTGTAATCGCAGCTACAATGTCACTAGCTTTGGAAAGTTCAATAAAACTACCATCAGCTTGAACAAGTTCAATTTGAGTTCTTGTATTGACAGTTTTTGGTCGATAGAAGTCATATGGTAAATCATAACTATTATTTAACGCCGTGTAATAGTCTGTATCATAGCCAGCAGCTGTAATTAATGCCTTCATTTTTTCAATAATTTCTAAATCAGTATCTAAATTAAAAGAAACCGACTTAAATGGATGTCGATCTAAGAAACGCCCCGCTAAATCACTTAAAACAGAATCATTTTCTTCTCGCCATTTAGTGAAATAAGTAGTAAGCGTTCCATCATCAAGTTTTAGATAGTCTTTTAAAGTGACCTTATTTTCAAAGAAAGGAATTAACGAAGCTACCGAATGCTGAAACTTGTAATCAGGATCTAAATAAAGTTCCTTCGCCCGCTTTAGCAAATGGTTTAAAATAACTTCCATTCCACGAGATACTGGATGAAAATAAACTTGCATATACATTTGATAGCGGCTGACAATGTAATCTTCCACTGCATGCATACCAGAGACTTGAAAAGAAATTCCTTCTTTGTAAGGACGGATGACACGCAAAATTCGTGTTAAATCAAATGTTCCATAATTCACCCCGGTAAAATACGCATCGCGTAACAAATAATCCATTCGATCAGCATCAATTTGGCTAGAAATTAATTGCACAACTTGAGGATTGGGATACGTTTTTTGAATCACACTAGCAACTTTTTCTGGGAAATCATAGCTGACTTGACGTAAAATACGGTTTACCTCAGTCTCTTCAGAAGTAATAATTTCTGCAGTAAAGGCTTCATGATCGGTTTCAAAAATCCGTTCAAATGTATGAGAATAAGGTCCATGTCCCATATCGTGAAGCAACGCTGCACATAAAACAACTAAGCGTTCACTATCATCCCATCCACCATCTCCAGGTGTGACTGTTGCAAAATTACGGGTAAACTTATCACAGATGCGGCGAGCGATTTCATAAACACCAAGAGAATGAGTAAAGCGAGAATGCTCGGCTCCATGAAAGGTAAATAATGCTGTTCCTAGTTGCTTTATCCGACGTAAGCGTTGGAATTCTCGGCTACCAATTAAATCAAGAATCACTTGATGTTGTACATGAATATAATCATGTACGGGGTCACGAAAAACTTTTTCAACTGGTAATAACTGATCTTTGTAAGGGACCAAACTCATTGTAACAACTCCTTATTTAAATTATCTTGTAACATTTGTTCATTTCGTTGAACCATTTTCGTAAAGGCAATCTGATAATCTGTTACTAATTCATCAGTATAGCTTCCAGTTGTAATTTGATTGCCAGCAGTTCGCAAGCTAGTCAAAATCAGTTCTTTAACTTGTTCAACGGTAAGAGTGGTTTCCAATAATTCATCAAGGTTAGCCATTACGTCAGGATCCACTGCTGGGAATTTCCATTTAGTTGCTTCGCCTTTTAAACCAGCCGTATAGAAGCGCTGAATCATTTCTGAACGTTTTTTTTGGTTGCCATTTACACTCATATAAATCATGATGCCAACCCCATTACGCATACGACGTTGAGCAATTCCAGCGAATTTTTTGCCATCAATACTTAAATCAAAATCACCAGGGCAATAAGAATCCACAATTTCATAGGCTTCAATCTGCTTGCCGTAGTCTTTAAAGGCTTGTCGAATCAGCTGTAACATATACTCATAACCAGCATCAATACTGATTTTATGTCCAAGGGATTCAGGTAAAATTAAAGATAGATTTAAAATTCCGCTATCGGCTACAACTGCTAATCCACCAGCATTCCGAACTAAATAATTTTTTTGTTCTTTTTCTAAAGTAGTCAAGCCGTCTTGGAAATAAGGCAATTTTGTATCCATCATGCCTAAAATAACTAATTCCTCAGCTGTCCAAAAATGCAAAGCACCCTTTGCTTGATTCGCACCAACTTGTTTTAATAAGCTATCACCTAAAGCAAAGTGGCTTAAAAATTGATTAGAAAAAGGCATCGATTTGCTATCAAAGAGTTCATACGGTTGTTCATATAAATAATTAACATTAGTCAATTCGGTCATTCTATCGACGTCCTTCATAAGTGTATTGTACATATAACTTGCTAATTTAACATATTTCTAACCTTATTATAGCAAAAAATATACAGAGAAGTCCGGATAATAAATGATTTTAAAAAATTACTAAAAGTTTTGGCAGAATGATTGACCTTTATTTGAGAAAAAGGCTATACTGTTTACAATTGATTCTAGAGAGAACATATGTAAAAGGAGGTTATTTAAGATAGATAAAACGCAACGCTT is drawn from Carnobacterium gallinarum DSM 4847 and contains these coding sequences:
- a CDS encoding lipoate--protein ligase family protein, which gives rise to MTELTNVNYLYEQPYELFDSKSMPFSNQFLSHFALGDSLLKQVGANQAKGALHFWTAEELVILGMMDTKLPYFQDGLTTLEKEQKNYLVRNAGGLAVVADSGILNLSLILPESLGHKISIDAGYEYMLQLIRQAFKDYGKQIEAYEIVDSYCPGDFDLSIDGKKFAGIAQRRMRNGVGIMIYMSVNGNQKKRSEMIQRFYTAGLKGEATKWKFPAVDPDVMANLDELLETTLTVEQVKELILTSLRTAGNQITTGSYTDELVTDYQIAFTKMVQRNEQMLQDNLNKELLQ
- a CDS encoding HD domain-containing protein, producing the protein MSLVPYKDQLLPVEKVFRDPVHDYIHVQHQVILDLIGSREFQRLRRIKQLGTALFTFHGAEHSRFTHSLGVYEIARRICDKFTRNFATVTPGDGGWDDSERLVVLCAALLHDMGHGPYSHTFERIFETDHEAFTAEIITSEETEVNRILRQVSYDFPEKVASVIQKTYPNPQVVQLISSQIDADRMDYLLRDAYFTGVNYGTFDLTRILRVIRPYKEGISFQVSGMHAVEDYIVSRYQMYMQVYFHPVSRGMEVILNHLLKRAKELYLDPDYKFQHSVASLIPFFENKVTLKDYLKLDDGTLTTYFTKWREENDSVLSDLAGRFLDRHPFKSVSFNLDTDLEIIEKMKALITAAGYDTDYYTALNNSYDLPYDFYRPKTVNTRTQIELVQADGSFIELSKASDIVAAITGKARGDERFYFPKEILAPLAQQTEVNLFESIFEEFTHYINNGAITEPKNN